The Helianthus annuus cultivar XRQ/B chromosome 15, HanXRQr2.0-SUNRISE, whole genome shotgun sequence genomic sequence ccatcaatgaaatttgaagaggttaaacaaAAGATTGGGAAGGTtgatatctcgaatcagttttataaTGAAAAAAcaaagtttgatgtcgagaaaacattcaatggaagtgtaaagaaaatttttgggaaaatgttgaatgggaaagcaaagggggttaaagatttttatgcaactaaaaaggcaacatacaaccctactgtggaagagttgaaagccatcaagtctgaaaagacttggatggaagtttgtttcccttgaagtcttaggactatgccggagatcccaagtttatatcgtggatcaggaatcggcatcattcatgtttaatgagtttgtatgaaaatgaTTGATAGTGTTCAAAtgttacaggttgaatgactacgccggagcttccagttggtaagtgtgaagcaggaatcggcattttgagcTTACAtttggtaaaatggtttatgtagacgtaatattcctacaactagtattgtgtgtatttttataagtggtacagaggttgctgaactacaaatggtaaatcagggacattaagttgtacttgatttactacatatgagattgataacaagatgatgaaccatatccccatactTAACAACTGGTAAACTTACAAGtcgtaaaaacaaactcattttctggaaaaatcattttgattaaaacaaacttaagtgttttgaaatctaaatgagaaaatggtttgttgaaagggggagttcgaATTGTTTATGccttagtggatggcgaattgatgcaattcgatgtcagttgtcaagtttctgtatagtttgtttttatttttttcaagtGGGTTAAGagcttagtttgttttcaaatttccgttaatgtgtttgcattttagggggagtagaaaattttcagaaaatccaaaaacattagaaaatttgaaaaagacaaaaacatgttaaaatcaaaaatgagttttgttgagaaaggaggaaatgataatacatcagtggactgtcataACATGCTaaagttttgaaaagataaaatgtgataaacaatctcactgaggatatgccagtaggtttttacacacttagtaaattgtgacgagatataaacataaaaatttcaaacttgtttgttctgtgggttaacaacttcttggatatataggtaacccctgaaatcttgtttgaaaggtcccttattctgagatactaggtctttatgctcagtgatatctggggtattatcccgggacttctgctgaatggaagttctgacctagtccccggataatgctttctgcaaaagcttgaaacatagcttcaccctcagcaagctgatgaaacaataaaattgatagtcgctgctgttgaaattgacgtgatgtcgtgggtcacgcaaatttaatccctaaacaactgtagttagcggtagtagggtatcgaactcagggagtatgtggaaaatgtgttgattgtgtagctttgtatttatactaaaattaAGCTAActtgcagaaaattaaaattcaagattgtggattgttgttttggaaaactaaattaagaactaattcaaatcaaagtaggttgtaaacaattaggagagaacagTGATCACCCTAGGATTCAGTTTCTTCGAACagttgtgtgcaatttcactagaaagagttacatagacataactcgtgtatgtgtgattgaagtgataaaagggaacaaagtactcggattagataatgcgaggttgtttcccgatgacctattaaccaataaccaaccctaacccttcccgtgatatctcggttgccaacggcaccaagaacgtacgatcgagACTAGAAATTGTAATATGGATTAACACGCTACaatcaatcaaacatacaccatgacattcaagcaacgcaagatatcattctagaaatgcagaaatttaacacacaaaagtcttagaaacattcacctaggatgatcaccgaagagtttagccggacatggctcggtgaatcatcatcaacctCAATCTAATGTTCATAAagattaaaaacacaaaccgaatgtttagAAATGTTCACAAACCAAGCAAGTACTCCAAATTCGCTCCCAAAGTCTCcaagaaccgtcaatgatgagatAATACCAAAAGACACCCCAAAAACGACTATATTGTGGCAGTTACACATTTCACGTTCaggttccaccgtaaattacggctccaccgtaatttacggtggccatcAAAGTGTTACGGTGAGATGAGTCTGATTTACGGTGCAACAGAATTGAGAAAAtgggtcaccgtaaattacggtgataccgtaatttacggtaccaagCAGCCTTCACTTCTTTGTTTTGTCTTGTGTTCTTCTCTCGACCCGTTTTCACCAAAGCATCCATAAGCTGCCTTTTTATCCATCGCTTATCTCCTAATttgtacctgaaacataagcatcgtagttatctaattcaagataattacacggctaaatggaggattatttcatgttttatcacacttaagggttgtccaaaggaccacccgtcacatccccacacttacccgttgcttgtcccaagcaactcatcaataTAGTTTCAAGACAAGTGATCAAATCAGCCAAACAAATCATGCAATTTCTTTACCAACCCCCTTTTTAATGCCCCAAGCAATACACCCCTCACAatttctctcctctcggctacaagtggaaactagcaaagataagctagacacacactaggcaaacgggtggttgcgcaatcataagcttgtacctgaATCAACTATACTCCTataacgggtcaaacatgaatgcaaatcaaaggggcttaaaggttgtaacgtggctaggtgtatgggtaggaaatggaatatatatgagtaGCGAAAATTcaacccggtctttttattacaactACCAAAACAACTAACAAAGACatactactatatacaagacaatgaaaccttcttttttttttctttttcttttctttctcattttttttttcattgttttttttttttttttttttttttttttttttcaatcataaTACATTAACCATAACTATTTCAAACTCATAAACTACTAATTATATCACTAAtgctataagaccgggtcaaatttgggtacattttcaagtaagtagctaggggaaacaaatgataggctttaggcacaaaattgggcaactaaatgaccaaacccccacccctctcactaccatgctcatatatataatttatgaggtccaaccccccaaatcccacactcactCACACAAccgacgaggctacctaatgcccttatcctttctacattcatgtctaacAAGGATTCAAattgcattcaagcacaagttctaacgcacccccacccgtagccactctcattaaagattatttatatacatgtgtggctacaactctcaccaagaatgaaaagggtaataagggttgccggtgcattgaCTTGGGGATAAATTAGGGCGACAAGATTTCATATTGTTTTGCTCggcttaaaatttttcaaaaatcttcgaaaaattccccccatccccacacttgggatacattgtccccaatgtatggctttgggaGGATTTGATCACATCCTCAATCAACATCCGCAAAAAGCTTTtatctcaaaccccaaatttctttttgtattttttttctttttatatttttttttatgttttttcattTTTGAACACAACACCACCAACCAACCAAACCCAACAATCAATCATATGATCAATCACCACCCATCCTCCCACCATAATCAACATAaaccaacaaatatatacaaactatacaagagAGAAAATACCACCTGATCAATAATAACCCGGTCCTGGGGGCCCAAAGATAGACGACATCATATCGCTCCATTCTCCAAACCCGAACGAGCCGCTACTGCTTCCCTCTTGTTGTTGTGGTCCCTCTTGCCGTCTTGGATCAAGCCACTGAGAATGGTGGAGTTGTGGAGTCGGATACGAAACGCTGCCATCATACGGTGGCAATgaggcataatccacatgttgtggatcctcaaccaccggccttccggcatgccaatccgcatgcatCCGCCTCATCTGATCATCGTGATATCGGTTATTCATTTCCACCTCCTGCGAATATGCGTGGGTCCGGTGCCATGATTCATTGCGGTCGAAGCTATGTTTAAGTGCCCGCTCAATACTAGCGCTATTCCGCGTGCCTTGATCAAATAACGACCTCTCCGAACCCGACCAAGTATCAAAGATGGCCGCCGGCGGGCGTTGGCTCTCGATCACCTCCTGCATTGAACCACTATAAGCCCACCCCGGCTCATATGGTTGCTGCGCATAGTCGTAAAATGTGCCACCATGACCACCATGAAAAGCCCCAAAACCAACATTTGCACCACCCGTTGGCTCGTCTGCGTAATCATCATCCCCACTCGGAATTAACTCTTCATCGCTTTCAGGTTCATCCGGTTCTCCCGGTAACAACTCCCTTGCACCTAATTTCAACGCCCTCCACCGTTGACCCTCCGATTTCAGCTTGTGATAACGTTCAGACGAAGTGTACGTCCAAACGTTTCCCAACCTATCCAAAGTAAAAGGCAAGTGCCTTTTCGTTAAACCGCGGTCTTCAGATGTGAGTGCCTTCTGCTGTTTCATTAAGCCCGTTATGATGCGGCAGTACGGGACAATGTCTCTCCCGTATTTGTTCCGGCATATCCACAAATGGTGCATGATCAGGTAGCGGATTGGAAACCGTGGGGACCCGTGCATCAATGAGTACAGAACAGGTATCTCTGGAAACCTCACCTGTTCTTTATCCCCTCTCCTTGGGATGACATTAAGTAAACAGATCGTATGCAAGAGCTTGGCTTCTATTTTCAGATTTTTTTCGGTATAACACGCCACCATACCTACCGGGCAAAAACAAATCAGCCAACATACTGTTCCATGTCACGTGCTTCTCAGGTTTGAGCAATAAATCATCAAGCGTGGGAATCATGTACTCCCTAGTTGGAAGGCTATCATATTTTCCCAACTTCTTCAACGTATCGAATGACATTTCAACTGGTACCCCATGTACCGTCCCAACCAACTTCATTTGTGATGGCCTGTGGAAGTTGTGACATTTAAGCGTTGCCATCCACTCCTGAATCTCAGTCAAAAACAAATTGCTCTTATCCTTATCCCAACACTTGAGTGCTCCTTCCCAACCCAAAGCACGGAACTTGTCATACACCCCGAACTGGCCCAACTGAGGCTCATCAACATCTCTTTCACAGATGAATGCGGCCGCTTTATTCTTTAACTTGTTCATGCAATCGTTATACAAAGTTGGCTGCCAAATTTCGGGTTGGTCATCCAATGACCCCGAATTCCATACCGGTTTATCTCTTGGGTCTAACTGCATCTCTTCTTCTTCCTCGCTTTCGCTTTCACTAACCCTACCAAGATATTGCCTCTTCTTCGATGGCTGCTCCTTCTCCTTGCCTTTGCCTCTTGACGAGGATGAACTTGAACCCGGCTTTTCCTTTGTCTTTGCCATTCCTACACACATGAAGAAACAACAAAATAACACAAAAAttaacattctcttcacaaatcatccccacacttgcttgttgctatggttgtagatgttagtgaacccaAAATGtatcaaggatttttcaaaaattgggcatggtgtctctacaatgtagaacatcccaaaagttcactactttaaccaTAATTCCTACATCTACAACCGTCAACCATGTTCAATAACAATTCCATACTCATATCCTAGCAACAAGCAAGTGGGCAAGAACATATAAACTAAATCACCTTGTTTTTCACAATGCATCTCCATAATAGAGTAAAATAAGTGTTCATACCTTGTTTCAAGATGAGAGGATGCTTGTGAAActaaaaatcccaaaacccccaaattatCTCAACCTAGGGTTTCAAACTTCGACCCCAAAACCGCGTTTTCTCTGGAATTCCTCCTCACAATCACGAAGCTTGTGAAAAATTAGTCGATTTAGACCAAAACCCCACTTGATTTGGGCGAGTATTGAAGATTTGATGAAGAGAAGAAAGTGGAAGAAGAACTATGGAGTTTGTGGGTTCTTTGGAGAAGAAGAGGTGGAAAAGTGAAGAATGAATGAGTGGTTGGGGTTTAATCACGTGACAAGCTTGTttattttcggttttttttttttttttttttttttttatatatacacgGAACTGAACCGACGGAGACCAATTTGCtgcgtaccgtaatttacggtctcaccgtaaattacggtgagacctggaTGTCAAAAATACACCGTAATTCAGGCTATTTACACCGTAAACCTCACCCAATTTtttcaccaccgtaaattacggcattaccgtaatttacggtaaactCTGGGCTTCAATTTTCACCGTAAAACAGGAGGTTTACACCATAAAACTCCAAAACTTTTTaatcaccaccgtaaattacggctccaccgtaatttacggtggacactgGGCATCTCCACTTTGGCAAAACTTTGAAGTTTATGTGActaattttttagatttttaaaatttttcgatttttttatgttttttattttttttttttttttttttattatttcaaaAACTTGGAAAATCACCCCaccccctcaaaaatcccgtgttgtcctcaacacgatGTAAGAACAATTCGCGACCCgaacttccccacacttgtttcgaacacggaCTTCGAGGAACTATGGCAATTATGCAACtatacaaacaaaacaaaacaaaactactatgtacactatcaccaaacctgggcctcttacGATTGTTCCTCCTCAACCGGGCGTAggatgtagcccgctttgtcaagctccaagttgttgatgtcattgccatccaaatacggctttaaccggtgaccgttcaccgtttgttgtttcaatgttCGCTCGTCTTGAATGTCAACATCTCCGAACCTTCCCACTCGTCGGACAACATAAgggcccatccacttgctcttgagTTTCCCCGCGAACATTTTCAACCTTGAATTGTATAACCacactttttgacccacttcaaagttcttCTTCTTTATCTTCGCATCATGAACCTTTTTCAGTTTGTCTTTGTATGCGGATGCACACTCATACGCTTGGTCCCTTATCTCTTCAATTTCATTCAGTTGAAGCTTCCTCGCCCGACCCGCTTCATCATAGTCCGCATTCACTGTTTTAATTGCCCAATATGCCCTATGTGCCAACTCCATAGGCAAATGACATCCTTTCCCGTAAACCATTCGATACGGAGTGGTATCAAGTGGGGTTTTGAAAGCCGTGCGAtatgcccacaatgcatcatcaagcttgcttgaccaatctTTCCTATCCGTTCTAACCGTTTTCATTAGAATTTCTTTGATTTGCCGGTTAGATACCTCCACTTGACCACTCGTTTGTGGGTGGTACGGTGTAGCCACACGATGATTCACACTATATCTCTTCAACAACTttccaaaattgaaatttttgaaatgtgaaccaccatcacttattatcacccgAGGTACACCGAAACGAGAAAAAATGTtggattgcacaaacttacatacaacggaatgatcgttggtccttgtggcaatagcttcaatccatttcgacacataatcaaccgcaaccaatatgtataaaaacccatttgagtttgggaaaggacccatgaagtctattccccaaacatcaaatacctcCACTACCAAAATTGGTTGCaacggcatttcatcacgtttcgaaatgcttcccattctttgacaattgatgcaatttcGGGCATACTCACGAGCatccttgaaaatcgtgggccaataaaacccactcgATAACACCCGATAGCCTGTTTTATTCccactaaaatggcccccacatgcggatgaatgagcatgggtcaatatctctaaaacttcagtttcgggaacacatcttcttatcacttgatcagccccgattttgaacaagtcgggttcgtcccatatatattgcttcacttgactagAAAACTGTTGTCGTCTCTTCTTAGTCCAATGATTTGGAATCGCACCCTTGGCCAAATAGTTAACATAATGAGCATACCAAGGGGCCACATAAGTAGAAACGGCCAACAATTGTTCATCGgggaaccgttcattgatttcacttgCATCATCTACACCTTCCAACGGgattcgggacaaatgatccgcGACAACATTCTCACATCCCTTCTTGTCTCGGATCTCTAGATCAAATTCTTGCAACAATAAaacccaccgaatcaaacgcggcttcgcatcctttttctccattaAATACCGCACCGCACTATGATCGGAATAAACTACtaccttgcttccccaaatatacgagcgaaacttatccaaagcgtacaccaccgctagtaactccttctcggttgtggtgtagttaagttgcgcttcggataaagttttgcttgcataatagataaccaccggcttcttgtcaacccgttgacccaaaactgcaccaatagtggtatcgctggcatcacacattatctcgaatGGCTTTGACCAGTCAGGTGGTTGCAAAATGGGCGCCTTGACcaaatgttccttcaaaacagtaaaCGCTTGCATACATTCATTAGTAAAGTCAaacgggacatcttttaataacaaattaCATAAGGGTTTGGTAATAACACTAAAACCCTTGATGAAACGTCGATAAAAACCCGCATGTCCTAAAAATGAccgtacacccttaacatttttaggaGGTGGCAATGATGAAATTACCCGtatctttgccttatccacctccatccccctttccgaaatcacatgtcccaacacaatgccctcttgcaccatgaagtgacttttctcccaacttagcaccaaatttttctcaacgcacctttttaaaactttttgcaattcgttgagacaagcatcaaaagtggtgccaaaaatggaaaaatcatccatgaacacttcgagcgactctccaaccatgtccgagaaaatactcatcatacatcgttgaaaagttgccggagcattacacaacccaaacggcattcgcctaaaggcaaaggtgccatatgggcatgtgaaggtggtcttgtgttggtcatccgggtgtatagcaatttgattataacccgaatacccatctaagaagcaataatatttttgacccgacaatttttcaataatttggtcaataaaaggtagcgggaaatggtccttagaagtggcggcattcagttttctgtagtcaatacacacccgccatccggtaaccggtcgggtggcaatttgttcaccactttcgtccttgactacttgaatgccggccttcttaggcaccacttgggtgggactcacccaagcactatccgaaatcggatagatgattcccgcatccaaccatttaattacctctttttttactacctcccttaggttcgggttcaaccgcctttgagcttctcgtgttGGTTTGGCATCTTCGGTTGTGATAATCTTGTGCATGAcgatggatggactaattcctttaagatcggcaatcgtccatccaatagcacccttgttcgcttttaacacctccatcaaggcttgctcttgtgccacttccaaattagaggcaataatgaccggcaaagtgtcattatcccctaaaaatacaTACTTCAAGTGGCCCGGCAAGTCCTTAAGCTCTAACTTTGGTGGTTCCTCCAATGATGGTTTTGTACCCGAATCGATTTCCACCGGTAGACCCTCGAATTGATGAgtccatggtggtctaccttctttcatCGCCATCACATCTTGTGCCTCCTCTTCAACccgtagtgcataagcatgtacctgttcagaaaaatcacacaggcaaatatccaaaccatcctcctcatactcatgcgggttgcatccatctactatgtctgccataaaacactcatcaacaccattagcattagaattgttagtgaaaacattcaaacgcatttttcgattTCCGAATGCCATATCAACCGTACCAAATCTACAGtcgataatagcatgtgcggtgcttaaaaatggccgacccaaaattatgttctgttgttgtttagggtccgccgatgagtagTCCAAAACCAAAAAGTCCACCGGGtagtaaaactcatcaattttaacaataacattttgaaccataccccggggcaacttatgagacaaatcggccaaaacaaccgttgtctctacccttgctaatggaccaaagtcatattggtcgtataatccccccggtaaaatgctaactccggctccgagatctagcaacgccttagccatttgaaaattaccaacttgtacattaatcaatggcgtgcccggatcttggagcttaggaggaagctccccattcaacaccgcactcacttgcccggtcaaatctacccgcttaggcacttt encodes the following:
- the LOC110907041 gene encoding uncharacterized protein LOC110907041, which encodes MVACYTEKNLKIEAKLLHTICLLNVIPRRGDKEQVRFPEIPVLYSLMHGSPRFPIRYLIMHHLWICRNKYGRDIVPYCRIITGLMKQQKALTSEDRGLTKRHLPFTLDRLGNVWTYTSSERYHKLKSEGQRWRALKLGARELLPGEPDEPESDEELIPSGDDDYADEPTGGANVGFGAFHGGHGGTFYDYAQQPYEPGWAYSGSMQEVIESQRPPAAIFDTWSGSERSLFDQGTRNSASIERALKHSFDRNESWHRTHAYSQEVEMNNRYHDDQMRRMHADWHAGRPVVEDPQHVDYASLPPYDGSVSYPTPQLHHSQWLDPRRQEGPQQQEGSSSGSFGFGEWSDMMSSIFGPPGPGYY